From Pedosphaera parvula Ellin514:
CGATGCCAACGTGGCCGCGTTGGGTGAAGCACTGCATGGAGCCGGGGTTGGTTTTAATCCGGCATTTTATGTGACGCTCGGAAGCGGAGTGGGCGGTGGTTTGGTGCTGAACGGCAGCATCTATCATGGTGCGAAGCCAGGAGAATCGGAGATCGGGCACGTGCGGTTGGACCGGCGGGGAACAATTTTGGAATCACGCTGCTCGGGGTGGGCAGTGGATGCAAGAATTCGTGAGCTTAAGGAGCGGCATCCGGAAAGTTTGTTATGCAAACTGACGGAAGGTGCAACAGGCGGGGAAGCAAAGCACCTTGCGTCCGCGCTCCAACAAAAAGATGCAGTTGCCCGAAAGCTGCTGGAAAAGGTAACGGAGGATCTGGCATTTGGACTTTCGCATGTGGTGCATCTCTTTCATCCGGAAGTGCTTGTCATTGGAGGCGGGCTTTCGCATGTGGGTGAGCCGTTGCGGGCGGCGGTGGAGAGGGCGCTGGAATATTTTATCATGGGAGCATTTAAGCCCGGTCCAAGGATTTTATTGGCTGGCTTGGGGGAAGATGCGGTGCCGGTGGGGGCGCTGGAACTGGCGAGACAGGTAAAGTAGAAGCGCATAATCCACGAATTCTCTCTGTGCTTTTTTCCGCGAAATGGCATACTAACGCAACTAATGAAGCAATGGATTAATGATTTTGTTACGGCGCAGAAAGCGGCTCTGGATTCGATTCCCGTGGAGGCTGTGGCGCAGGTGATTGAGAAATTGAAGCAAGCTGTGGCTGAGGATCGCCAGATTTTCGTCTTTGGCAACGGCGGCAGCGCGATGAATGCCTCCCATTTCGCCACCGATTTGGGCAAGGGTTCCTCCGACAAAATCGGCAAGCGTTTCCGGGTGCTTTCGCTCAATGACAACGTGAGTTGGATGACGGCGATCGGCAACGATTACGCCTATGACCAGATTTTTGTGCGCCAGTTGCAGAACTACGGCAGGAAGGGCGACCTCGTGCTGGCTTTAAGTGTCAGCGGCAATTCTCCGAACGTGGTGCATGCGCTGGATTGGGCCAATCAGAATGGCTTGCACACCGTTGCGCTCGTGGGTGCCAAGAAGGGTCGTATGGCGGAGATTGCGCACCAGGCCATTGTTATTGATTCCACGCATTATGGGCGGGTGGAAGATGCGCAGATGGGTATCTGCCATATGCTCTGTTACGCCTTCATGGAAAAGCCGGAAATCGCGAAGCTTTAG
This genomic window contains:
- a CDS encoding D-sedoheptulose-7-phosphate isomerase, with amino-acid sequence MKQWINDFVTAQKAALDSIPVEAVAQVIEKLKQAVAEDRQIFVFGNGGSAMNASHFATDLGKGSSDKIGKRFRVLSLNDNVSWMTAIGNDYAYDQIFVRQLQNYGRKGDLVLALSVSGNSPNVVHALDWANQNGLHTVALVGAKKGRMAEIAHQAIVIDSTHYGRVEDAQMGICHMLCYAFMEKPEIAKL
- a CDS encoding ROK family protein, with the translated sequence MQQNYIGIEIGGTKLQIVVGDGAAKILERHRFTVDRVQGAEGIRKQIEETLGKIVPGVKPAAIGVGFGGPVDWKAGKICKSHQIEGWSEFDMVGWIKGLANVPVVVDNDANVAALGEALHGAGVGFNPAFYVTLGSGVGGGLVLNGSIYHGAKPGESEIGHVRLDRRGTILESRCSGWAVDARIRELKERHPESLLCKLTEGATGGEAKHLASALQQKDAVARKLLEKVTEDLAFGLSHVVHLFHPEVLVIGGGLSHVGEPLRAAVERALEYFIMGAFKPGPRILLAGLGEDAVPVGALELARQVK